ACTGGCTACTAGGTGCTGGTTTTATAATTACTACTTATATTATGAAACAAACTCCTATTGAAAGATTATTAGGCAGTTCCATGGATTTAGATCATAAAAAATGGAAGTCATTAAATAATATGTGGGGAGTATACTTTCTAATACTAGGAACGATAAATATGTTTGTTGCTTATTTTTGTTCTACTAATACATGGATGAATTTTAAACTATTTGGAATTATTGGCTTAACAATAATATTTATGGTTATACAAGTAGCTTACCTATCAAAGCATATCAAAAAATAGAGCTCCATTTATAATTTAAAATGGCTATAATATAATCAATTAATATTTTTATATTTGATGAAGAAAATTCTAATGACTGAAGAAAACAAAGAAACTCAATCACAAGAGATTAGTAAAGAAGCTCCAAAAAAGAAATTAAGCTTTTGCTCATGCAAAAAGTTTTTTGGCAGCTTACTTTTAGTGATGATACTATCTATCTTTTGTATAGCTGAAATAATCATCTTAGCTCTAATATTTGTCTTATTTTTATCATTCTATATAGCTATAATAATTGCTGGATCACTAACAGTTTTATCTATATTTATTATGAAAGAGATAAAAAAACGTAGAGAAAAAAAATCAAACTCTCAAAATAAAAGTAATAAATCTGCAGAAAAAACTACTTCACAAGACTAGCTGCATAAGTTCGCGCACCAATTAAACCAACATCTGTATTTGTAATAATATGGATAGGAAAATCTTTCATCATATTAGACATTCTTCCCTTATCTCTAAATTTTTGAAGAAACTTACCTTCTATTATTTGCTTAACTAATCTAGGCGCTATACCTCCAGCAATATATAAACCTCTAAAAGGTAAGCTAGTTAAAGCCAAATTACCTGCCGTTGCTCCATATATACTTAAAAATATATCAATTGCTCTAAGTGCTGATGGATCCTTATGCTCAACAGCATATTTAACTATTAATGCTGCTTTATCAACGTCGGATACGTTAAACAATTCTCTCCTTAAAGAAGATGATTCTGGCTGACCATATAATGGCTGTGTAACTACATATTTGTAAATATTATAAATACCATAACCACTACAGAATCTTTCTGGCGAGACTCTATGTAGAGTCTTTTTCATAAATCTAAAAAGCTCAATTTGTTCATCATCTACCGGTGAGAAATCCACATGCCCACCTTCAGTTTTATAAACTTTTGTTTTACCGTTATGGTAGGCTGCAAGACACATACCAAGACCAGTTCCTGCACCTATAACAGCACATAAACTTTCTTCGTCATAATTACCTTCTTGCAAAGTATATAAATCTTTTTCCTTATCTAAGCTTTCCACTCCATAACCAATAGCTTCGAAATCATTTATTACTTTTACTTTAGATCTATCAATTCCTAAACCTTCTG
This region of Francisella frigiditurris genomic DNA includes:
- a CDS encoding septation protein A, which produces MNKMLNDFLPAIAFFAVYKIYDIFYATAALIIITVAQVIFEYIIHKKIPYTQVVIAILVVIFGGATLYFHNEEFIKWKVSIINWLLGAGFIITTYIMKQTPIERLLGSSMDLDHKKWKSLNNMWGVYFLILGTINMFVAYFCSTNTWMNFKLFGIIGLTIIFMVIQVAYLSKHIKK
- the glk gene encoding glucokinase, translating into MYILSGDIGGTNTRLQVSTLENGKTEHVTIKKYKGADFKCLSDVIDTFLEEIGLKGQIDSVCLAVAGFVVNGEVELTNLPWMVSELYVAEGLGIDRSKVKVINDFEAIGYGVESLDKEKDLYTLQEGNYDEESLCAVIGAGTGLGMCLAAYHNGKTKVYKTEGGHVDFSPVDDEQIELFRFMKKTLHRVSPERFCSGYGIYNIYKYVVTQPLYGQPESSSLRRELFNVSDVDKAALIVKYAVEHKDPSALRAIDIFLSIYGATAGNLALTSLPFRGLYIAGGIAPRLVKQIIEGKFLQKFRDKGRMSNMMKDFPIHIITNTDVGLIGARTYAASLVK